A single window of Treponema denticola ATCC 35405 DNA harbors:
- a CDS encoding APC family permease, translated as MEDKKIPAKVKGLSKFDVLNLVIGSIIGWGSFILPGTLFLPNSGVINTVLGLCIGGLFVIVIQKAYQVMLSNHVGEGGEFSYTLTNMGKVHGFIVGWSLSLCYLSMIPLNATAYVLILRKIFGKVMLWGYMYDFGPTSVYLADILIASVPIIVFTIVNLKGLSLSTKIQNIMSSALVLIVIVLFFIILGKSNLKVFSDNYLGYDKISLAKTASIIAIIPFLFVGFDVVPQVSCDLGFAPSKTHLPTIISIIFGILLYSLLNMIGALSYGPEEAAKVEWAVASSVTSKTGFIGFFFLLIAIFSAVTGGINGFMISSSKLLGALSNEKLSPAFLGKKNDKNLYPNAILFIAGVSLIGPWIGREVIILIVDMASVLAALAYTYVGIIGIRKGKNLFEKTMCAFSGLIGLIFISLLLIPGSPAQLTKGSMFFLIAWTLLGFLFYRFGTRRKEKST; from the coding sequence TTGGAAGATAAAAAAATACCGGCAAAGGTAAAGGGGCTGTCAAAATTCGATGTTTTAAATCTTGTAATAGGTTCAATTATCGGATGGGGTTCTTTTATTTTGCCGGGAACTCTTTTCTTACCTAATTCGGGGGTTATAAACACCGTCCTTGGTCTTTGCATAGGGGGCCTTTTTGTTATAGTAATACAAAAGGCTTATCAGGTTATGCTTAGCAATCATGTAGGCGAGGGCGGTGAATTTTCTTATACCTTGACAAATATGGGAAAGGTGCACGGTTTTATTGTCGGCTGGTCATTGAGTCTTTGTTATTTGAGCATGATTCCTTTAAATGCAACGGCCTACGTTCTCATATTACGTAAGATTTTCGGTAAGGTAATGCTGTGGGGCTATATGTATGATTTCGGACCGACAAGTGTTTATCTTGCAGATATTCTTATAGCCTCAGTTCCGATTATAGTTTTCACTATAGTCAATTTAAAAGGACTTTCTTTAAGTACAAAGATACAAAACATCATGAGTTCTGCACTTGTGCTTATCGTTATAGTTTTGTTTTTTATAATTTTGGGAAAAAGTAATTTAAAAGTTTTTTCCGATAATTATTTGGGCTATGATAAAATATCTTTGGCAAAAACCGCATCTATAATAGCTATAATTCCTTTTTTGTTTGTTGGCTTTGATGTAGTTCCACAAGTGTCCTGTGATTTGGGATTTGCTCCGTCTAAGACACATTTGCCTACGATTATTTCCATAATTTTCGGCATCTTGCTATACAGCCTTTTAAACATGATAGGAGCTTTGAGCTATGGCCCTGAAGAAGCTGCTAAGGTTGAGTGGGCAGTCGCCTCATCAGTAACGAGCAAGACCGGCTTTATAGGTTTTTTCTTTTTACTTATTGCAATTTTTTCGGCTGTTACCGGAGGTATTAATGGCTTTATGATAAGCAGCAGCAAATTGCTTGGTGCCTTGTCTAATGAAAAGCTTTCTCCGGCTTTTTTGGGTAAAAAGAACGATAAGAATTTATACCCGAATGCGATTTTGTTTATTGCGGGCGTAAGTTTAATAGGGCCATGGATAGGTCGAGAAGTAATTATTTTGATTGTGGATATGGCTTCCGTGTTGGCTGCTTTGGCTTATACCTATGTGGGTATAATAGGGATTAGAAAAGGTAAAAATTTATTTGAAAAAACAATGTGTGCTTTTTCGGGTCTTATAGGTTTGATATTTATAAGCCTTCTTTTAATTCCGGGTTCACCGGCACAGTTGACAAAGGGTTCAATGTTTTTTTTGATAGCTTGGACGCTGCTGGGTTTTCTATTTTATAGATTCGGTACCCGCCGAAAAGAAAAAAGTAC
- a CDS encoding FAD-dependent oxidoreductase gives MAKKVVIVGGVAGGASVAARVRRLDENAEVIMFEKGPNVSFSNCALPFFLSRIVPESENLVLMTPEKFKKQYNIIAKTSHEVLAVDSSKKIVKVKDLNTGTEFEESYDVLVLSPGAAPVVPRSIAGYDKPHVFTVRNVADIKKLDDYVKAQNVKDIAVIGAGFIGIEVAENFKLAGKNVSLVEKLPQVMAPFDYDMVQILHKELHDKGVNLVLGDGIKEIGDGFIILESGKKLDAGAVVLSLGVRPEVALAQSAGVKLGDTGAILVDHNYRTNVEDIYAVGDAIEVSHFITGKKTRLTLAGPAQRQARAAADDMYGIPHRNKGVIGSSVIQCFDYNAACTGLNERECQAQGINYDFVYVIPGDKVGLMPDAHPLFFKLIFANPSGKILGAQAIGKGNVDKRIDVIASFIMLGGTLEDLKELELCYSPMFGTAKDIVNHAALVGLNILNGVYKQVPVTMVRELVESNAFIVDVREPKEFEAGHLLNAVNIPLSQLRERMNEIPKDKPVYVHCRSSQRSYNALCALKGKGYKNIVNIMGSFLGISVYEYFNDITQNRKPIVTKYNFR, from the coding sequence ATGGCAAAGAAAGTTGTAATTGTAGGAGGCGTAGCAGGCGGGGCTTCAGTCGCTGCAAGAGTTAGACGCTTGGATGAAAATGCTGAAGTTATTATGTTTGAAAAAGGTCCCAATGTATCTTTTTCAAATTGTGCCTTACCCTTTTTCTTAAGCCGGATTGTTCCCGAAAGCGAGAATCTTGTTTTAATGACTCCTGAAAAGTTTAAGAAGCAATATAACATTATTGCAAAGACTTCTCATGAGGTATTGGCTGTCGATTCATCAAAAAAAATCGTTAAAGTAAAAGACTTAAATACCGGAACAGAATTTGAAGAATCTTATGATGTATTAGTTCTTTCCCCGGGGGCGGCTCCTGTGGTTCCGCGTTCTATAGCGGGATATGATAAGCCCCATGTTTTTACCGTAAGGAATGTTGCCGATATTAAAAAACTTGACGATTATGTTAAAGCTCAAAATGTGAAAGATATTGCGGTTATAGGTGCAGGTTTTATCGGTATTGAGGTTGCCGAAAACTTTAAGCTTGCAGGTAAAAATGTTTCCCTTGTAGAAAAACTTCCGCAGGTAATGGCTCCGTTTGATTATGATATGGTCCAAATTCTTCATAAAGAGTTGCACGATAAGGGTGTAAACTTAGTTTTAGGCGACGGTATAAAAGAGATAGGAGACGGTTTTATTATCCTTGAGAGCGGCAAAAAGCTTGATGCCGGAGCTGTTGTTTTGTCATTGGGTGTCCGTCCTGAAGTTGCTTTAGCTCAAAGTGCAGGCGTAAAACTAGGAGATACGGGAGCTATTTTAGTCGATCATAATTACCGTACCAATGTAGAAGATATTTATGCAGTAGGAGATGCTATTGAAGTAAGTCATTTTATAACTGGCAAAAAGACAAGGCTTACTCTTGCAGGCCCTGCACAAAGGCAGGCCAGAGCTGCTGCAGATGATATGTACGGTATTCCTCATAGAAACAAGGGAGTTATCGGTTCTTCGGTTATTCAATGTTTTGATTATAATGCCGCATGTACGGGTCTCAATGAAAGAGAGTGTCAAGCTCAAGGAATTAATTACGATTTTGTCTATGTTATTCCCGGAGATAAGGTAGGTCTTATGCCGGATGCTCACCCTCTTTTCTTTAAACTGATTTTTGCCAATCCTTCCGGTAAGATTTTAGGAGCACAAGCAATAGGAAAAGGAAATGTCGATAAGCGTATAGATGTTATAGCTTCATTTATTATGTTGGGCGGAACCTTGGAAGACTTAAAAGAGTTAGAGCTTTGTTATTCCCCTATGTTTGGAACTGCAAAGGATATTGTTAATCATGCAGCTCTTGTAGGTTTAAATATTTTAAACGGAGTGTATAAGCAGGTTCCTGTTACAATGGTAAGAGAGCTTGTCGAATCAAATGCTTTTATTGTTGATGTCCGCGAGCCCAAGGAATTTGAAGCGGGACATCTTTTAAATGCCGTAAATATTCCTTTGAGCCAATTACGTGAAAGAATGAATGAGATCCCGAAAGATAAACCGGTATATGTACATTGCCGCTCAAGCCAGAGAAGCTACAATGCTCTTTGTGCTTTAAAAGGTAAGGGATATAAGAACATAGTAAATATTATGGGCTCATTTTTAGGTATAAGTGTTTATGAATACTTTAATGACATTACTCAAAACCGAAAGCCGATAGTTACTAAATATAATTTTAGATAG
- a CDS encoding adenylate/guanylate cyclase domain-containing protein codes for MTVEKKRLFLGSIPFCFLLILLCLTNLFKPIYEQKVINLEVKNGKVSLPAKTLSGTALFSLSGDFHYTPNQFYSLRNSTEESYAKVPGDFSSKDLENVFGYGSYGLELYGMDPETIYAIQVPLIFSSCSIVINGMDLERQGQPGIDRETERPGTRSSQIAFRPLKDGTSNIVINVSNFFNNKGYISGPIILGESTQIGTMFKEDLIFSGMIFAVTFSVALFFFMLSFFHKDSSFVIWFALTCIVLALRGIFFYPYIFDILFLNTPWLFNFIMRCVTVPLPIILFTIFITKALKLRFKIPYIIILSVSILYAISTIVLPPEISTFLLGYYQVFALFCVSYIISIAIIGLKKKKEFSVWIFTATSVLFLFGVYDLFVSLGIISGDFFIQIGTVFAVIILSIMVLDDYSGSITKIEDLSVEMKLINRSLIRFVPDQIVELLNKKSIADVQLGDSVELTMPIISIDIRSFTHTSEKLAPNQVFELLNEYFALVAPIVRKYNGVITKYLGDGFFALFPDGANAALSCGIAIQKAIRDNSIAAPNSSPIKIGIGIDMGDILLGIIGNSTRMDSIIISNAYHIAEVLQESTKKYSSCIIISDRIYDSLNDISEHYIRPIQKIKNTLNKDVFLYEVYDGDDDSIRDLKYSTQHYMENALKVLSTKGVEAAGKYFDKILEIFPNDYVALYYKKMFEKINLE; via the coding sequence ATGACGGTAGAAAAGAAACGGTTATTTTTAGGATCTATTCCTTTTTGTTTTCTATTGATTCTTTTGTGTCTAACTAATTTGTTTAAACCTATTTATGAACAAAAAGTCATAAATTTGGAAGTAAAAAACGGTAAAGTGAGTCTTCCTGCTAAGACCTTATCAGGGACGGCCCTTTTTTCTTTAAGCGGAGATTTCCATTATACGCCTAATCAATTTTATTCTTTAAGAAACAGCACTGAAGAATCTTATGCTAAGGTCCCCGGTGATTTTTCAAGTAAAGATTTAGAGAATGTGTTTGGTTACGGGTCTTACGGTTTAGAATTATATGGTATGGATCCGGAAACTATTTATGCAATTCAAGTCCCCCTTATTTTTAGCAGCTGCAGTATTGTAATAAATGGAATGGATCTTGAAAGGCAGGGGCAGCCCGGTATAGATCGGGAAACGGAAAGACCGGGAACCAGATCTTCTCAAATAGCTTTTAGGCCCTTAAAAGATGGAACCTCCAATATAGTTATTAATGTTTCCAATTTTTTTAATAATAAAGGTTATATTTCAGGCCCGATTATTTTGGGGGAGTCCACTCAAATAGGAACAATGTTTAAAGAAGACCTGATTTTTTCCGGTATGATATTTGCCGTAACTTTTTCGGTTGCTTTATTTTTCTTTATGCTGTCATTTTTTCATAAAGATTCATCCTTTGTAATTTGGTTTGCTTTGACCTGTATAGTGCTGGCTTTGCGAGGGATTTTCTTTTATCCTTATATTTTTGATATTTTATTTCTCAATACTCCATGGTTATTTAATTTTATTATGAGGTGTGTTACCGTTCCTCTGCCTATAATTTTATTTACGATTTTTATAACTAAGGCTTTAAAATTACGATTTAAGATTCCTTATATAATTATATTATCCGTATCAATTTTATATGCTATTTCCACTATAGTTCTTCCGCCTGAGATTTCAACATTTTTATTGGGTTACTACCAAGTTTTTGCTTTGTTTTGTGTAAGTTATATTATCAGTATTGCAATAATAGGTTTGAAAAAAAAGAAAGAATTTTCCGTATGGATATTTACTGCGACATCTGTATTGTTCTTATTCGGTGTTTATGACTTATTTGTTTCTTTAGGCATTATATCGGGAGATTTTTTTATTCAGATAGGGACGGTTTTTGCGGTTATTATATTGTCTATAATGGTCTTGGATGACTATTCCGGTTCGATAACTAAGATAGAAGATCTAAGTGTAGAAATGAAGCTTATAAATAGATCTCTTATTCGGTTTGTACCGGATCAGATTGTAGAGCTTTTGAATAAAAAGTCCATAGCGGATGTTCAACTGGGAGATAGTGTTGAGCTTACAATGCCCATCATTTCGATAGATATCCGTTCCTTTACTCACACTTCAGAAAAACTTGCACCCAATCAAGTTTTTGAATTATTGAATGAGTATTTTGCATTGGTAGCTCCAATTGTTCGGAAATATAATGGTGTAATAACAAAATACTTGGGAGACGGTTTTTTTGCTTTATTTCCTGATGGAGCAAACGCGGCTCTTTCATGCGGAATAGCTATACAAAAGGCTATTCGCGATAATAGTATTGCAGCACCTAACTCTTCCCCTATAAAAATAGGGATAGGAATTGATATGGGTGATATTCTTTTAGGTATCATAGGCAATTCAACACGAATGGATAGTATTATTATTTCTAACGCCTACCACATCGCAGAAGTTTTGCAGGAATCTACAAAAAAATACTCTTCCTGCATTATTATTTCTGATAGAATTTATGATTCTCTTAATGATATTTCTGAACATTATATTAGGCCCATACAGAAGATTAAAAATACATTGAACAAAGATGTTTTTTTATATGAAGTATATGATGGTGATGATGATTCTATTCGTGATTTAAAATACAGCACACAGCACTATATGGAAAATGCTTTAAAGGTCTTATCGACTAAGGGAGTTGAAGCCGCCGGTAAATATTTTGATAAAATTTTGGAAATATTTCCAAATGATTATGTTGCCTTATATTATAAAAAAATGTTTGAAAAAATCAATTTAGAATAA
- a CDS encoding adenylate/guanylate cyclase domain-containing protein, whose amino-acid sequence MKKFTLIFICSLFLASCIKPAEPRLDTVVKGVFDAENISVGDIQVLEGEWIFIPNKFVSPLEDFTKYTRYENINTSWHKYGDGLSIYGYGTYALRIKNLSTSGVYAIKTATVSSAFIAYLEGKEIYRSGVVGNSRKFEVFNWDAPFIILPTFGKEEVTLVFHVSNFCDNKAGFLKPIEFGFYSDLLNAKNASVLTLTILAGILLLAATFFISLFIFYPKEKQSLYFGLLAANFSLRICCYDEFLLTTIIPGISGEALFRIGYMTISLGIIFAALFINNLFSKIKSRYWFIMLAPGILYIIINIFAPMRVSSALLQPAQIYVLLFAAYNVIIVMKAASRKDASAILFLTGFSIFLILGVRDVLIANRIIQGFFLSHIGVLVLLIPMAIVVLRNFRDSSDRVIGITKQIEATNEALAKFVPNEFMNFLRKKHVDIKLGDNILKDMYIAFIHLGIYTGLETEKERLGLLRIYNDTLSNINPIIQAHNGFIDKYLTEGLMVLFHGSADDVIKCMLKIKSVVQFENMEREINKLPKIDLAVGIHYGRLMLGTIGEEERMDSTVISDVVNVASRLHFYALKKGVNIFISEVVKKNVTNLPINEVKFEYNGLVRFRGKDEPVRIYEVKKL is encoded by the coding sequence GTGAAAAAGTTTACTCTGATTTTTATCTGTTCTCTGTTTTTAGCTTCGTGTATAAAGCCTGCCGAGCCTCGTTTAGATACTGTCGTAAAAGGTGTTTTTGATGCTGAAAATATATCCGTAGGTGATATACAAGTACTGGAAGGAGAATGGATTTTTATTCCAAACAAATTTGTTAGCCCTTTGGAAGATTTTACTAAATATACCCGTTATGAGAATATAAATACATCTTGGCATAAGTATGGAGACGGTTTGTCGATTTACGGATATGGGACATATGCTTTAAGAATAAAAAATCTTTCTACAAGTGGTGTATATGCAATAAAAACAGCAACAGTTTCTTCCGCCTTTATTGCATATCTTGAAGGGAAAGAAATTTATAGAAGCGGTGTTGTAGGTAATTCACGTAAATTTGAAGTCTTTAATTGGGATGCCCCGTTTATTATCCTTCCGACTTTTGGGAAGGAAGAAGTAACATTAGTTTTTCATGTTTCTAATTTTTGTGATAATAAGGCCGGTTTTTTAAAGCCCATCGAATTCGGTTTTTACTCTGATCTTTTAAATGCAAAAAATGCAAGCGTTTTAACTCTGACTATATTGGCCGGTATCCTTTTGTTGGCTGCTACATTTTTTATTTCTTTGTTTATTTTTTATCCTAAAGAAAAACAATCTCTTTATTTCGGTTTGTTGGCGGCTAATTTTTCTTTAAGAATTTGCTGCTACGATGAATTTTTACTTACAACAATAATACCCGGCATTAGCGGGGAGGCTCTTTTTAGAATAGGTTATATGACGATTTCATTGGGTATCATATTTGCAGCATTGTTTATAAACAACCTTTTTAGCAAAATAAAAAGCAGATATTGGTTTATTATGCTTGCTCCAGGAATATTGTATATTATCATAAATATTTTTGCTCCTATGAGAGTTTCATCTGCACTGCTTCAGCCTGCGCAAATCTATGTTTTATTGTTTGCAGCATATAATGTAATAATTGTTATGAAAGCCGCTTCACGGAAAGATGCATCAGCTATTCTTTTTCTGACAGGCTTTTCAATCTTTTTAATTTTAGGTGTAAGAGATGTTTTAATTGCAAATAGGATTATACAGGGTTTTTTCCTATCACATATAGGTGTTTTGGTCTTATTGATTCCAATGGCCATTGTTGTTTTGCGTAATTTTAGAGACAGCTCTGATAGGGTTATCGGAATTACAAAGCAGATAGAAGCGACGAACGAAGCTCTTGCAAAATTTGTTCCTAACGAATTTATGAATTTTTTAAGAAAAAAACATGTTGATATTAAGTTGGGGGATAATATTTTAAAAGACATGTATATAGCCTTTATTCATTTAGGAATTTATACAGGTTTGGAGACGGAAAAAGAGCGGCTGGGTCTTCTTAGAATTTATAATGATACTTTGTCAAATATCAATCCTATTATTCAAGCTCATAACGGATTTATCGACAAATATTTAACTGAAGGTTTAATGGTTCTTTTTCACGGTTCGGCAGATGATGTTATAAAATGTATGCTTAAAATTAAATCCGTAGTTCAATTTGAAAATATGGAAAGGGAAATAAATAAATTGCCTAAAATAGACCTTGCAGTAGGTATACATTATGGAAGACTTATGCTTGGTACGATTGGAGAAGAGGAAAGAATGGACAGCACAGTTATATCCGATGTTGTAAATGTTGCTTCCAGACTTCATTTTTATGCTCTAAAAAAAGGAGTAAATATTTTTATCAGTGAAGTTGTTAAAAAAAATGTAACTAATCTCCCTATAAATGAAGTTAAATTTGAATATAACGGCTTGGTAAGATTTAGAGGAAAAGATGAACCGGTTAGAATATATGAGGTAAAAAAATTATGA
- a CDS encoding two-component regulator propeller domain-containing protein, whose translation MLKKIFLIAAVILPVMLPLQSEISFNNLAGSVQTFWSDTNGLPSNRILDIMQDETGYIWLASYDGLIRFDGEVFTEFTEEEHGFTGISPRVLCEDVHGSLWVGTNATGLYEYKNKTFTRYGLEDGLPNLSVRAVKFDKNNTLWVGTANGLVCKSASGGFMPVLSEDGSGLGLISFILPVQDMVFVGTNLKGITAIRAGKAVPLPSFAAVQDYTFSTAYVSSDGVIWFGTKDGKIVKVKGDTIAEIIDLEYLRGTSINEFLQTLNGTLYAATNRGVVTLGTGDPEAFSESNGLPNNIVSSLCQDRENNLWVGMEHGGIGKFSRGKFLDLTSEKSLPAEAANAVIQDADKNIWIAKDDGIACIKSSGLSLERSGQIDSVSEILKGLRVRQVREDSDGSLFFATYSDKGLLIFSKDGSIRSITKNDGLPNNRIRFSYSGRDNVMWIGTTACPALYYNGTVTAFTREDGLPNLFILCALKSSNGKLWLGTDGGGAVEIALSGLAEGMPRIHIERILIKENGLSGNIVFRIVEDSYGNMWFCTSEGLTLYKDGTFYSAAQAIGRSGNSVFNILNDAENNLWIVTAKELLFVKNDAFVQAVLNKTPAENLFRYNRLDGLTGQLAANAWAYITEDNILFIPTIKGVSVCDPSGYVPNKYEPPVVIENIFLDGKRFDAAEGVLQVSARIKRILFKFTALSYTIPQRVQFEYKLDGYDSEWRSCGTTREIAYTNLNPGNYVFKVRAANNDGILNRDGSRVSFYKRPFFYQTVWFYLSMVLLGSALIFFAVQLRFRALQHRAQELDKKVKEKTKELADEKEKSDKLLKNTLPLSIIDELIKMGESKPKLYPAVTVLFADVVGFTEWSGHNTPDAVISGLNSLFTHFDGIMDLYGCERIKTLGDGYLACSGLTNEKNHAERVVDAAVAMLRSLETFNKENDSCFSIKIGISSGAITGGIVGVHKYIFDVFGDTVNTAFRLESVTSPTACTVSESTAALIRGKYGLHKRPDQNLKGKGLIPCYYVKYAASDKVSDREEVKALYGRLVALYKNKEFIECRSVIAQLDRTLLEPDIGRTIAAVIKHIGM comes from the coding sequence ATGCTGAAAAAAATATTTTTAATTGCGGCAGTTATTCTGCCGGTTATGCTTCCGCTTCAGTCGGAAATTTCGTTTAACAACCTTGCAGGGTCAGTGCAAACATTTTGGTCAGATACAAACGGACTTCCGTCAAACAGAATTCTTGACATTATGCAAGATGAAACCGGTTATATTTGGCTCGCCTCGTATGACGGGCTCATCAGGTTTGACGGGGAAGTCTTTACCGAATTTACCGAAGAGGAACATGGATTTACCGGCATATCGCCACGCGTTTTGTGTGAAGATGTACACGGCAGCCTGTGGGTAGGTACGAATGCAACCGGCTTATACGAATACAAAAACAAAACCTTCACCCGCTACGGACTGGAAGACGGACTTCCCAACTTATCTGTCCGTGCGGTTAAATTCGACAAGAACAATACCCTTTGGGTCGGAACAGCGAACGGACTGGTATGCAAAAGCGCAAGCGGCGGTTTTATGCCGGTTCTCAGCGAAGATGGGAGCGGACTCGGTCTTATTTCGTTTATATTGCCAGTGCAGGATATGGTTTTTGTCGGCACCAACCTCAAAGGCATTACGGCGATACGGGCGGGAAAGGCAGTGCCGCTGCCGTCTTTTGCTGCGGTGCAGGATTATACTTTTTCGACGGCTTATGTGTCTTCGGACGGCGTTATCTGGTTCGGTACTAAGGACGGCAAAATCGTAAAAGTAAAAGGCGATACAATTGCCGAAATTATCGATTTAGAATACCTGCGCGGTACGAGCATAAACGAATTTTTGCAAACTCTGAACGGAACATTATATGCCGCTACCAATAGGGGAGTCGTTACGCTTGGAACAGGAGACCCTGAAGCGTTTTCCGAAAGTAACGGTCTTCCAAATAATATTGTTTCAAGCCTGTGCCAAGACCGCGAGAATAATCTGTGGGTAGGGATGGAACACGGCGGTATCGGCAAATTCAGCAGAGGGAAGTTTCTCGATCTTACAAGTGAAAAGTCGTTACCGGCTGAGGCGGCAAATGCCGTTATTCAGGATGCAGATAAAAATATTTGGATTGCAAAAGACGACGGTATTGCCTGTATTAAAAGTTCCGGCCTTTCATTAGAACGCAGCGGACAAATCGATTCAGTATCGGAAATACTTAAGGGCCTTCGCGTCAGACAGGTGAGGGAAGATTCGGACGGCTCTTTATTTTTTGCGACATATTCTGATAAAGGGCTTTTAATCTTTTCCAAAGACGGTTCGATACGCAGCATTACGAAAAATGACGGACTTCCCAATAATCGTATCCGCTTTTCGTATTCCGGCAGAGACAATGTCATGTGGATAGGGACGACTGCATGTCCTGCCTTGTACTATAACGGAACGGTTACGGCATTTACCCGTGAAGACGGACTGCCGAATCTGTTTATTTTATGTGCGCTTAAAAGCTCGAACGGCAAGCTGTGGTTGGGAACGGACGGAGGTGGTGCGGTTGAAATTGCTCTGTCGGGACTTGCCGAAGGCATGCCCCGCATTCATATTGAGCGTATCCTTATAAAGGAAAACGGCTTAAGCGGAAACATCGTCTTCCGTATTGTCGAAGACAGTTACGGCAATATGTGGTTTTGTACGAGCGAAGGGCTTACTTTATATAAAGACGGCACGTTTTATTCTGCAGCGCAGGCAATCGGAAGGAGCGGCAACAGTGTATTCAATATCTTAAACGATGCCGAAAACAATTTATGGATTGTAACAGCGAAAGAACTGCTGTTCGTTAAAAATGACGCCTTTGTGCAGGCGGTACTTAACAAAACACCCGCCGAAAACCTTTTTCGATATAACCGTCTTGACGGACTGACAGGGCAATTGGCGGCAAACGCATGGGCATACATTACCGAAGACAATATTCTTTTTATTCCGACTATCAAGGGCGTTTCCGTCTGCGATCCGTCAGGCTATGTTCCCAATAAATATGAACCGCCGGTCGTTATTGAAAATATCTTTTTAGACGGCAAGCGATTCGACGCTGCGGAGGGGGTTCTTCAGGTTTCCGCAAGGATAAAGCGCATTTTATTTAAATTTACAGCACTCAGCTATACCATTCCGCAACGTGTTCAGTTTGAATATAAACTTGACGGTTACGATTCCGAATGGCGTTCATGCGGCACAACACGGGAAATTGCGTATACAAATTTAAATCCGGGAAATTACGTATTTAAAGTGCGGGCTGCGAATAATGACGGCATATTGAACAGAGACGGCTCCCGCGTTTCGTTTTATAAACGTCCGTTTTTTTATCAAACAGTTTGGTTTTATCTCTCGATGGTTTTACTGGGAAGCGCACTCATATTCTTTGCCGTGCAGCTCCGCTTTAGGGCACTGCAACACAGAGCGCAAGAATTGGACAAAAAAGTGAAAGAAAAAACGAAAGAACTTGCCGACGAAAAAGAAAAAAGCGACAAACTGTTAAAAAATACACTGCCGCTTTCGATCATCGATGAGCTTATTAAAATGGGTGAGTCAAAGCCGAAACTCTATCCTGCGGTAACGGTTTTGTTTGCCGACGTCGTAGGCTTTACCGAATGGTCGGGACACAACACCCCCGATGCGGTTATTTCGGGGTTAAACTCGCTTTTTACGCACTTTGACGGTATTATGGATTTATACGGTTGTGAGCGGATAAAAACGCTCGGTGACGGGTACCTCGCCTGTTCGGGGCTGACGAACGAAAAAAATCACGCGGAGCGGGTTGTGGATGCGGCAGTAGCGATGCTGCGCAGCTTAGAAACTTTTAACAAAGAGAACGACAGCTGCTTCAGCATTAAAATCGGTATATCTTCGGGTGCAATTACCGGCGGTATTGTAGGGGTACATAAATATATCTTCGATGTGTTCGGCGACACGGTAAATACCGCATTTCGCCTTGAATCGGTTACGTCTCCGACGGCGTGTACCGTTTCCGAGTCGACAGCGGCATTAATCCGCGGTAAATACGGGCTTCATAAGCGTCCCGACCAAAACTTAAAAGGAAAAGGGCTGATACCATGCTACTACGTAAAATATGCTGCCTCCGACAAAGTGTCCGATAGAGAAGAAGTGAAAGCCTTGTATGGACGGCTCGTAGCACTGTATAAAAATAAAGAATTCATTGAATGCCGCTCCGTCATCGCACAGCTTGACCGCACGCTCTTGGAACCCGATATCGGAAGAACTATCGCTGCGGTAATAAAACATATAGGAATGTAA